In the Candidatus Electrothrix rattekaaiensis genome, one interval contains:
- the crcB gene encoding fluoride efflux transporter CrcB, whose product MDALLRLSLIGAGGFTGAVLRFLVSSWVQGRSGSLVFPFGTLTVNMIGCLLIGFLSALVEIRAMFSPETRSFLLIGLLGAFTTFSTFGNETLHLIRESRIELALLNAGGQVLMGVFLVWLGRIFAGLL is encoded by the coding sequence ATGGACGCCCTGCTTAGACTTTCACTGATCGGTGCTGGCGGTTTCACCGGGGCTGTCCTCCGTTTTCTGGTCAGCTCCTGGGTGCAGGGCCGGTCCGGCTCTCTTGTGTTTCCCTTTGGCACCTTGACCGTGAATATGATCGGCTGTCTGCTCATCGGTTTTTTGAGTGCTTTGGTTGAAATCAGAGCCATGTTTTCACCGGAGACCCGAAGTTTTCTTCTCATCGGTCTGTTGGGTGCTTTCACCACTTTTTCTACCTTTGGCAACGAAACCCTGCATCTGATTCGGGAAAGCCGAATAGAACTGGCTTTGCTTAATGCAGGAGGGCAGGTGCTTATGGGGGTATTTCTGGTGTGGTTAGGGCGGATTTTTGCGGGGTTACTTTGA